The following coding sequences lie in one Allorhizobium pseudoryzae genomic window:
- a CDS encoding ABC transporter permease gives MRHGNRRLDLLLALAVASFLLLPWYRLEAGFFSLTWLNGFPFTAETAPGVLQLAMHGRIWLIGVVLFFGLGLAARFMADPMRRGALFAAAGAAGLVYLCLQGLAIGFTGWTWAISENLFGSLADGQPSMGAGAVSTAIFFVLMFAFGLVERGVMKGDAFVVGSISILVFLVFVFVFYPIGSMLVAAVQDFDGSFKPDGFIRNLQDPGIWSLSCVIGDGRCGVAWRTFTLAMMTASASTLLGLAFALVATRTRFPFKKGLRVLTVLPIITPPFVIGLALVLLFGRAGVVTESLSSLFGIEPGRWLYGLTGIWIAQVLSFTPISFLVLIGVVEGVSPSMEEASQTLRADRWRTFWRVSLPLMKPGLANAFLIGFIESMADFGNPLVLGGSNGVLSTEIFFAVVGSQNDPSRAAVLALVLLVFTLSAFLAQRVWLSGKNFATVTGKGDSGAHIALPRGLSIGVHAIVIPWMIFTVVVYGMILFGGFVTTWGLDNTLTLDHYARAFSVSIQNGSIAWTGVAWNSFWTTMEIALISAPLTAAVGLLTAYIIVRQKFAGRNLFEFALMMSFAIPGTVIGVSYIMAFNLPPLEMTGTALILIACFVFRNMPVGVRGGIAAMSQLDKSLDEASLTLRANSFRTVRKIILPLLRPAITAALVYSFVRAITSISAVIFLVSAQYNMATSYIVGLVENGEYGVAIAYSSMLIVVMISVIGGFQLLVGERKLRRENRVAGLGNTRPVPLGQEKTA, from the coding sequence ATGAGACATGGCAACCGCAGACTGGACCTGTTGCTGGCTCTGGCCGTCGCGTCCTTCCTCCTTTTACCCTGGTACAGGCTGGAAGCCGGCTTCTTCAGCCTGACCTGGCTGAACGGTTTTCCCTTCACCGCGGAGACGGCGCCCGGCGTGCTGCAGCTTGCCATGCACGGGCGCATCTGGCTGATCGGCGTCGTCCTCTTCTTCGGACTTGGTCTTGCGGCACGCTTCATGGCCGATCCGATGCGGCGTGGCGCTCTCTTTGCCGCAGCCGGTGCAGCGGGCCTTGTCTACCTCTGCCTGCAGGGACTTGCGATCGGCTTTACCGGCTGGACCTGGGCGATCAGCGAGAACCTCTTTGGCTCGCTTGCCGACGGGCAGCCCTCCATGGGCGCCGGTGCGGTGTCGACCGCCATCTTCTTCGTGCTGATGTTTGCCTTCGGACTCGTTGAGCGCGGCGTAATGAAAGGCGATGCTTTCGTCGTCGGTTCCATCTCGATCCTGGTGTTTCTGGTCTTCGTCTTCGTTTTCTATCCAATCGGCAGCATGCTTGTCGCTGCGGTCCAGGATTTTGACGGTTCGTTCAAACCCGATGGGTTCATCCGCAACCTGCAGGATCCCGGCATCTGGAGCCTGAGCTGCGTGATCGGTGACGGGCGCTGCGGCGTTGCCTGGCGCACCTTCACCCTGGCGATGATGACGGCCAGCGCCTCCACCCTGCTGGGGCTGGCCTTCGCACTGGTGGCGACGCGCACCCGCTTTCCCTTCAAGAAGGGCCTGCGTGTCCTGACCGTCCTGCCGATCATCACGCCGCCCTTCGTCATCGGCCTTGCGCTCGTGCTGCTCTTCGGTCGCGCCGGCGTGGTCACCGAAAGCCTGTCCAGCCTGTTTGGCATCGAACCCGGCCGCTGGCTCTACGGCCTGACCGGCATCTGGATTGCGCAGGTCCTCTCCTTCACGCCGATCTCGTTTTTGGTCCTGATTGGCGTCGTCGAGGGGGTCAGCCCGTCGATGGAAGAGGCATCACAGACGCTGCGGGCGGACCGCTGGCGCACCTTCTGGCGGGTCTCGCTGCCTCTGATGAAGCCGGGCCTCGCCAATGCCTTCCTGATCGGTTTCATCGAGAGCATGGCCGATTTCGGCAATCCGCTGGTGCTTGGCGGCAGCAATGGCGTGCTCTCGACCGAAATCTTCTTTGCCGTGGTCGGCTCCCAGAATGATCCATCACGTGCCGCCGTTCTGGCACTCGTTCTGCTCGTCTTCACGCTGTCGGCCTTCCTGGCACAACGCGTCTGGCTCTCGGGCAAGAACTTTGCGACGGTCACCGGCAAGGGAGACAGCGGTGCCCACATCGCCCTGCCGCGCGGGCTGTCGATCGGCGTGCATGCCATCGTCATCCCGTGGATGATCTTTACCGTCGTCGTCTATGGCATGATCCTGTTCGGCGGTTTCGTCACCACCTGGGGCCTCGACAACACGCTGACGCTCGATCACTACGCCCGTGCCTTTTCGGTCAGCATCCAGAACGGTTCGATCGCCTGGACGGGTGTCGCGTGGAACTCCTTCTGGACGACCATGGAGATCGCGCTCATTTCCGCGCCCCTCACGGCAGCCGTCGGCCTGCTGACCGCATACATCATCGTGCGGCAGAAGTTTGCGGGTCGCAACCTGTTCGAATTCGCGCTGATGATGAGTTTCGCCATTCCGGGCACGGTCATCGGCGTCAGCTACATCATGGCCTTCAACCTGCCGCCGCTCGAAATGACCGGCACGGCTCTGATCCTGATCGCTTGCTTCGTCTTCCGCAACATGCCGGTCGGTGTGCGGGGCGGGATCGCCGCGATGAGCCAGCTCGACAAGAGCCTGGATGAGGCCTCGCTGACGCTGAGGGCGAACAGCTTCCGCACCGTGCGCAAGATCATCCTGCCGCTGTTGCGGCCGGCAATCACCGCGGCGCTCGTCTATTCCTTCGTTCGTGCCATCACCTCGATCAGCGCGGTCATCTTCCTCGTCAGCGCGCAGTACAACATGGCGACCTCCTACATCGTCGGTCTCGTGGAAAATGGCGAATACGGCGTGGCCATCGCCTACTCCTCGATGCTGATCGTCGTAATGATCAGCGTCATCGGCGGCTTCCAGCTCCTCGTCGGCGAACGCAAGCTGCGCCGCGAAAACCGTGTCGCCGGTCTCGGCAACACCCGTCCCGTTCCTCTCGGTCAGGAGAAAACTGCATGA
- a CDS encoding ABC transporter substrate-binding protein, with protein sequence MRLTVLSTLLFAGTSLSAGSALAAGELNLICAADVVICEQMKGDFEKSHDIKVNMVRMSSGEAYAKIRAEARNPKTDLWWAGTGDPHLQAASEGLTAEYKSPMLDQLQNWAKSQAESSGFKTVGVYAGALGWGYNTDIFKQKGYKEPACWADLLAPELKGEIQIANPNSSGTAYTALASLVQIMGEDKAFDYLKALNVNVSQYTKSGSAPVKAAARGETGLGIVFMHDAVAQTAEGFPVKSIAPCEGTGYEIGSMSIVKGARNMENAKAWYDWSLKPEVQSRMKDAKSFQLPSNKSAEIPKEAPRFEDIKLIDYDFKTFGDPAKRKALLERWDREIGAIAR encoded by the coding sequence ATGCGACTGACAGTGCTTTCCACGCTTCTTTTTGCCGGAACCAGCTTGAGCGCAGGCTCGGCACTTGCCGCCGGCGAACTCAACCTCATTTGCGCGGCAGACGTGGTGATCTGCGAGCAGATGAAGGGCGATTTCGAGAAATCCCATGACATCAAGGTCAACATGGTGCGGATGTCTTCCGGCGAGGCCTATGCCAAGATCCGCGCCGAAGCCCGCAATCCGAAGACCGACCTCTGGTGGGCCGGCACAGGCGATCCCCATCTGCAGGCCGCTTCCGAGGGGCTGACGGCTGAATACAAGTCGCCGATGCTCGACCAGCTTCAAAACTGGGCCAAGAGCCAGGCCGAGAGCTCGGGCTTCAAGACCGTCGGCGTCTACGCCGGTGCCCTTGGCTGGGGATACAACACGGATATCTTCAAGCAGAAGGGCTACAAGGAGCCGGCCTGCTGGGCTGATCTCCTCGCGCCGGAGCTGAAGGGCGAGATCCAGATCGCCAACCCGAACTCGTCCGGCACCGCCTATACCGCCCTTGCCTCGCTTGTTCAGATCATGGGCGAAGACAAGGCCTTCGACTATCTGAAGGCGCTCAACGTCAACGTGTCGCAGTACACCAAGTCCGGCTCGGCGCCGGTCAAGGCGGCCGCACGCGGCGAGACCGGGCTGGGTATCGTCTTCATGCATGATGCGGTCGCCCAGACGGCCGAAGGCTTCCCGGTCAAGTCGATCGCACCGTGCGAAGGGACCGGCTACGAGATCGGCTCCATGTCGATCGTCAAGGGTGCCCGCAACATGGAGAATGCCAAGGCCTGGTACGACTGGTCACTGAAGCCGGAAGTCCAGTCTCGCATGAAGGACGCCAAGTCCTTCCAGCTGCCGTCGAACAAGAGCGCGGAAATTCCGAAGGAAGCGCCGCGGTTCGAAGACATCAAGCTGATCGACTACGACTTCAAGACCTTCGGCGACCCTGCCAAGCGCAAGGCACTGCTGGAACGCTGGGATCGTGAGATCGGCGCCATCGCCCGGTGA
- a CDS encoding ABC transporter substrate-binding protein translates to MRLLTAIGAGVLGTFAAITTCHASNTLNVLCGVDEVWCAVMEKTYEAKTGLEVNMPRMSTGEILDRVRADKDAPTVDVWWGGTGITHLQAAYEGLLEPYRPKQEANLLPWARNFFSLSGGTSIGLYAGALGFAYNRNLLSAAGLPAPNCWKDLSKPIYRGHILSGNPHSSGTAFTTLVTLVQLLGEDEAFAYMAELGRNIVEYTKAGAEPVKAAGRGEITVGISFLHDAVTQKEAGAPLVIVAPCEGTGYEIGAVSIVKGARNLEEARRFVDFALSPEGQATGAAAGQNQVPSNAKAVLPLAAPDISMIKMVDYDFATFGSPEQRSRLLSRFDTDINPTH, encoded by the coding sequence GTGAGGTTGCTGACTGCCATCGGCGCGGGGGTTCTCGGAACTTTCGCCGCGATCACGACGTGCCACGCTTCCAACACGCTGAACGTTTTGTGCGGCGTCGACGAGGTCTGGTGTGCGGTGATGGAAAAGACCTACGAAGCCAAGACCGGGCTTGAGGTCAACATGCCGCGCATGAGCACCGGCGAGATCCTCGACCGGGTCCGGGCCGACAAGGACGCCCCGACCGTTGATGTCTGGTGGGGCGGAACCGGGATCACGCATCTGCAGGCGGCTTACGAAGGGTTGCTGGAGCCGTATCGCCCGAAACAGGAAGCCAATCTCCTGCCCTGGGCGCGCAATTTCTTTTCCCTGTCCGGCGGCACATCCATTGGCCTTTACGCCGGCGCCCTCGGGTTTGCCTACAATAGAAACCTCCTCTCTGCGGCGGGATTGCCGGCGCCGAACTGCTGGAAGGATCTCTCCAAGCCGATCTATCGGGGCCATATCCTGTCTGGCAATCCGCACTCCTCCGGAACCGCCTTTACCACGCTCGTCACATTGGTGCAGTTGCTGGGCGAGGACGAGGCCTTTGCCTATATGGCGGAGCTTGGCCGGAACATCGTCGAATACACCAAGGCTGGTGCCGAACCGGTCAAGGCGGCAGGCAGGGGGGAAATCACGGTCGGCATCTCCTTCCTGCATGACGCCGTCACTCAGAAAGAGGCAGGCGCGCCGCTTGTCATCGTCGCGCCTTGTGAGGGCACCGGCTACGAGATCGGTGCGGTCAGTATCGTCAAGGGTGCCCGCAATCTGGAAGAAGCGCGCCGCTTCGTCGATTTTGCCCTGAGCCCCGAAGGCCAGGCGACGGGTGCGGCTGCCGGCCAGAACCAGGTGCCGTCCAACGCCAAGGCCGTACTGCCGCTCGCCGCCCCCGATATCTCGATGATCAAGATGGTCGATTATGACTTCGCGACATTCGGCTCACCGGAACAACGAAGTCGGCTGCTGAGCCGCTTCGACACGGACATCAACCCGACACACTGA
- a CDS encoding response regulator transcription factor, with amino-acid sequence MLNQKVKILIVEDDPDMAELICDLVEAEGWTPVTAPSAEAAQTRLQHETVQLVLVDHNLPGLSGRAFAQRLRAQMDVGIVMVTAAGSATDRVLGLETAADDYVVKPFEPVELTARIKAVLRRTHPQLRQEREMERDQPSASLRLGEWAIDLGGRRALCLADPTKTLTAAEFALLEILAETPNIPVSRAQILDRMGAETDRFVDRNVDVLVLRLRRKIERNPDLPRHIQTRRGKGYVLHTDEAGPSP; translated from the coding sequence GTGTTGAACCAGAAGGTGAAAATTCTGATCGTCGAGGACGATCCGGATATGGCGGAGCTTATCTGTGATCTTGTGGAGGCGGAAGGGTGGACCCCGGTGACGGCACCCTCAGCCGAAGCCGCGCAGACACGGCTGCAGCATGAAACCGTGCAACTGGTGCTCGTCGATCATAATCTGCCGGGCCTCTCCGGTCGCGCCTTTGCCCAGCGGCTGAGAGCGCAGATGGATGTCGGCATCGTCATGGTGACGGCGGCGGGCAGCGCCACGGATCGGGTTCTGGGACTTGAAACGGCCGCGGACGATTATGTCGTCAAACCGTTCGAACCGGTCGAACTCACGGCAAGGATCAAGGCCGTGCTGCGCCGTACCCATCCCCAGCTGCGCCAGGAGCGGGAGATGGAGCGGGACCAGCCGTCGGCTTCGCTGAGGCTCGGCGAATGGGCGATCGATCTCGGTGGACGCCGCGCCCTGTGTCTGGCGGATCCGACAAAAACGCTGACGGCAGCCGAATTCGCCTTGCTGGAAATTCTGGCTGAAACCCCCAACATCCCCGTCAGCCGGGCGCAGATCCTCGATCGCATGGGCGCCGAGACGGACCGTTTCGTCGATAGGAACGTCGATGTGCTGGTTCTACGCCTCAGGCGCAAGATCGAACGCAACCCCGATCTGCCGCGCCATATCCAGACGCGGCGCGGCAAGGGCTATGTGCTGCACACGGATGAGGCCGGACCTTCACCTTGA
- a CDS encoding sensor histidine kinase yields MINRAYVSSIAFRLPFAITFICVSVLLLSAVAIYGLQKARSEMSAYTVQAFSSLAKASLVSRQVSDLVSSAPFLMNATSPYRVSSESRAVVAQVEALLQTMSPDQSGTAVQADGARRIIALLKSIEAQTLALAGNADAAQAHKAEAAVALGEIATARTIRDQDLRQRLNGIAQSASTSDSLFQLGELQRRFVAETSTPLLAASADPDARADQLDPYRRIFEAQTRYLLEMFTIRASVSRLHTVSRDLSHATETQSELVARALNQNLESTSSALRQLLVMIVLASFAVVILAILSIRSVMRVSHGIGDLSRGMNALARGEENVGPPVYAGTETELIRLLDAFRAFKESVDRVSRLRRTAEAAARTIRSTFRTMNEGIALFDAAGHPITMNRRIIELLRQTGSSRKMPLRRFVGTIPEIDPMLMPTDSETGALVQRRVLRHRFPDEQVVEISASRQPDGGVVLLARDVTAMDRQEMEAARAQRLDVVMRMTHQVSHEVGNMIGIITGSLGLLEREPGFTERQKRHLGRIRKAAERGRALAASMLSVGSQQQIRPAPIDIAGILNGMADVLEMAIGTRNRLELDLAADLPTVSLDPALLEQSILNLCLNASAAMPGGGLIRLEAQADMGMLVIAVIDEGVGMSPEVLDQALEPYFTTRSKTGGSGLGLAMVYGFVRQSGGDVRIVSRLGEGTRVALHFPLLDSL; encoded by the coding sequence TTGATCAATCGTGCCTACGTTTCGTCGATCGCCTTTCGATTGCCCTTTGCGATCACCTTCATCTGCGTATCCGTCCTGCTGCTGTCAGCCGTTGCCATATATGGTCTGCAAAAAGCCCGCAGCGAGATGTCGGCCTATACCGTGCAGGCGTTTTCCAGCCTCGCAAAGGCATCCCTCGTCTCCCGGCAGGTCTCCGACCTCGTCTCCAGCGCACCCTTCCTGATGAACGCCACCTCCCCTTACCGGGTGTCGAGCGAAAGCCGGGCTGTGGTTGCGCAGGTGGAGGCACTCCTCCAAACCATGTCACCGGATCAGTCTGGAACCGCAGTTCAGGCAGATGGTGCTCGCCGCATCATCGCCTTGCTCAAAAGCATCGAGGCCCAGACGCTTGCACTTGCCGGTAATGCGGATGCCGCGCAGGCGCACAAGGCAGAAGCGGCCGTCGCGCTCGGAGAGATTGCCACCGCCCGGACGATCCGCGATCAGGACCTGCGCCAGCGCTTGAATGGCATTGCCCAATCGGCATCGACCTCGGACAGTCTCTTCCAGCTGGGGGAACTCCAGCGCCGCTTCGTGGCCGAAACCTCAACACCCTTGCTGGCGGCCAGTGCCGATCCGGATGCGAGGGCCGACCAACTCGACCCCTATCGGCGGATTTTCGAGGCGCAGACACGTTACCTCCTGGAAATGTTCACGATACGGGCCTCGGTCTCGCGCCTGCATACGGTGTCGCGCGATCTCTCGCACGCAACGGAAACCCAGAGCGAGCTGGTCGCCCGCGCGCTGAACCAGAACCTTGAATCGACATCGAGTGCGCTGCGCCAACTGCTCGTCATGATCGTGCTCGCCTCCTTCGCGGTGGTCATCCTGGCGATCCTCTCGATCCGCTCGGTCATGCGCGTGTCGCACGGGATCGGCGATCTCTCGCGCGGCATGAATGCGCTGGCGCGCGGTGAGGAGAATGTCGGACCACCCGTGTATGCCGGGACGGAAACGGAGCTGATCCGGTTGCTGGATGCCTTTCGAGCGTTCAAGGAAAGCGTGGACCGCGTCTCCCGGCTGAGGCGCACCGCGGAAGCGGCTGCCCGCACGATCCGCTCGACGTTCCGCACGATGAACGAAGGCATTGCCCTCTTCGATGCTGCGGGCCACCCGATCACGATGAACCGCCGCATCATCGAATTGCTGCGACAGACGGGATCTTCCCGAAAAATGCCGCTGCGGCGCTTCGTCGGAACGATCCCCGAAATCGATCCGATGCTGATGCCGACGGACAGCGAAACCGGCGCGCTCGTCCAGCGACGGGTTCTCCGGCATCGCTTTCCCGACGAACAGGTGGTGGAGATCTCGGCGTCGCGGCAGCCCGACGGAGGTGTCGTGCTGCTTGCCCGTGACGTCACCGCGATGGATCGGCAGGAAATGGAAGCCGCCCGCGCTCAGCGGCTCGATGTGGTCATGCGCATGACGCACCAGGTGAGCCATGAAGTGGGCAACATGATCGGCATCATCACCGGCAGTCTTGGGCTTCTCGAGCGCGAGCCGGGCTTCACCGAGCGGCAAAAGCGCCATCTGGGGCGCATCCGAAAGGCCGCCGAACGGGGACGGGCACTCGCCGCAAGCATGCTGTCGGTCGGCAGCCAGCAGCAGATCCGACCGGCCCCGATCGATATCGCCGGCATTCTGAACGGAATGGCGGATGTTCTCGAAATGGCGATCGGGACGCGCAACCGGCTGGAACTCGATCTTGCCGCAGACCTGCCGACCGTCAGTCTCGATCCCGCTCTTCTGGAACAATCCATCCTGAATTTGTGTCTGAATGCCTCCGCCGCCATGCCGGGTGGCGGGCTGATCCGGCTGGAGGCTCAGGCAGACATGGGGATGCTGGTCATCGCTGTCATCGACGAGGGCGTCGGGATGTCGCCAGAGGTGCTCGACCAGGCGTTGGAGCCCTACTTCACCACCCGCTCAAAAACCGGCGGCTCCGGCCTGGGGCTGGCAATGGTCTACGGTTTCGTGCGCCAGTCCGGGGGCGATGTCCGGATTGTGTCACGCCTTGGAGAGGGCACACGTGTCGCCTTGCATTTTCCGCTCCTCGACAGTCTCTAG
- a CDS encoding LLM class flavin-dependent oxidoreductase has product MTLPCEVAWFSALCDDDYEFLGVPDAKLLSSFEHCRDIVLQAESSGFDNILLPSGYALGIDTTAFASAIAAMTRRIRLLMALRMGEAWPPQLARQIATIDQMSGGRLAVNIISSDLPGESLASKPRYQRTIEAMAILRALLNGESVDHQGTFWTFKVDPPRIRTVSGRCPPFYFGGLSEDARDAAAEGADVYLMWPDTLPAVRDIMADLTARAAKRGRSLRFGYRVHVVVRDTEAEAREAADRLLSKLDDAAGAAIRAKSLDSQSVGVRRQAELRESAGNEGYIEDNLWTGIGRARSGCGAAIVGDPDQVLAKLNAYRAEGIEAFILSGYPHAREADLFSRYVLPKLDHGLLTGF; this is encoded by the coding sequence ATGACATTGCCCTGCGAAGTGGCGTGGTTTTCCGCGCTCTGTGATGACGACTACGAGTTTCTCGGCGTTCCGGACGCAAAGCTGCTTTCCAGCTTCGAGCATTGCCGCGATATCGTCCTGCAGGCGGAAAGCAGCGGCTTTGACAACATCCTGCTGCCCTCCGGTTATGCACTTGGCATCGACACGACCGCGTTTGCCTCAGCAATTGCGGCCATGACACGCCGCATCCGGCTGCTGATGGCTCTTCGGATGGGCGAGGCCTGGCCGCCGCAACTGGCGCGGCAGATTGCAACGATCGACCAGATGTCGGGCGGTCGCCTCGCCGTCAACATCATCTCCAGCGACCTGCCGGGAGAGAGCCTTGCCAGCAAGCCGCGCTATCAGCGCACCATCGAAGCCATGGCGATCCTCAGGGCCTTGTTGAACGGCGAGAGCGTCGATCACCAGGGTACGTTCTGGACGTTCAAGGTGGACCCTCCGCGCATCAGAACCGTCAGCGGCCGTTGCCCACCTTTCTATTTCGGCGGCCTGTCGGAGGATGCCCGGGACGCCGCCGCCGAAGGGGCGGACGTTTACCTCATGTGGCCGGACACCCTGCCGGCGGTTCGTGACATCATGGCGGACCTTACGGCACGCGCAGCAAAACGTGGCCGCTCGCTGCGGTTCGGGTACCGCGTGCACGTGGTGGTGCGCGATACGGAAGCGGAGGCGCGGGAGGCAGCCGACCGGCTTCTGTCCAAGCTCGACGATGCCGCCGGGGCAGCAATCCGGGCCAAATCGCTCGACAGCCAGTCCGTGGGCGTGCGCCGCCAGGCGGAACTGCGCGAATCGGCGGGGAATGAAGGCTATATCGAGGACAATCTGTGGACGGGGATCGGCCGCGCCCGCTCCGGCTGCGGGGCCGCCATCGTCGGCGATCCGGATCAGGTGCTGGCCAAACTGAACGCCTACCGTGCCGAAGGGATCGAGGCCTTCATCCTGTCCGGCTACCCGCATGCCCGCGAGGCCGATCTGTTTTCCCGATACGTACTGCCGAAGCTCGACCACGGCTTGCTGACCGGTTTCTGA
- a CDS encoding gluconokinase — protein sequence MTSHDRRADSSDLPRRIVLMGVAGSGKSTVGEALASQTGTTYRDGDDLHPEANIAKMSRGEPLTDEDRWPWLTLVGEALANAETPLTIGCSALKRSYRDHIRAKARGPVVFVHLAGSRAVIEGRMGARTGHFMPTSLLDSQFATLEPPAADEHAVTVDIDQPLDTLVAEIIEKLGEPALRADLTGTR from the coding sequence ATGACATCTCACGACAGAAGGGCCGACAGTTCAGATTTGCCGCGGCGCATCGTCCTGATGGGCGTTGCCGGCTCCGGCAAATCGACGGTGGGCGAAGCATTGGCCAGCCAGACGGGCACGACCTACCGCGATGGCGACGACCTGCACCCTGAAGCCAACATCGCCAAGATGAGCAGGGGCGAACCTTTGACGGACGAGGATCGCTGGCCGTGGCTCACCCTGGTCGGCGAGGCACTGGCGAACGCGGAGACACCGCTCACCATCGGCTGCTCGGCGCTCAAACGCAGCTACCGCGATCACATCCGCGCAAAAGCCCGCGGGCCGGTTGTCTTTGTCCACCTTGCCGGGTCACGTGCTGTGATCGAAGGCCGCATGGGCGCGCGCACCGGGCATTTCATGCCGACCTCGCTGCTCGATAGCCAGTTCGCTACCCTGGAGCCGCCCGCTGCGGACGAGCACGCGGTGACCGTCGATATCGATCAACCCCTCGACACGCTGGTGGCGGAGATCATCGAGAAGTTGGGAGAACCGGCGCTCCGGGCCGACCTTACTGGGACGCGTTGA
- a CDS encoding DctP family TRAP transporter solute-binding subunit, whose amino-acid sequence MRLWQVVVLLVLGLATGWAPARAQVQLKLAHAAPESDLQQTLSLFIQQEVEARSKGEISVYIFPQGQLGNDGQMIEGAETGVIDIIISGLNNFTRLVPEAAAFELPFIFPNREAAYRVLDGAIGDSLAEKFAPFGLKVLGYPENGYRNITNNRGPIRRPEDLKGLQMRVNNAVPLNQMFTLFGTHTQQIPVTELYAALEAGLVDAQDHPLGIVLSYRFNEVQKYLSLTQHAYSPLALVMSRKSFDALKPEDQKMLEAVAHAAIDRQRQMSKAQEEEGLSLLAQKGMVINRDVDVAAFQKAVRPVWDSFLKTSGGADLVHQILNASQ is encoded by the coding sequence ATGAGACTGTGGCAGGTGGTCGTGTTGCTGGTCCTGGGGCTGGCAACAGGTTGGGCGCCCGCGAGGGCGCAGGTCCAGCTGAAGTTGGCGCATGCGGCGCCGGAGAGCGACCTGCAGCAGACCCTCTCCCTCTTCATCCAGCAGGAGGTGGAGGCGAGATCGAAAGGGGAGATTTCCGTCTACATCTTCCCCCAGGGGCAGCTGGGCAATGACGGGCAGATGATCGAAGGCGCAGAGACCGGCGTGATCGATATCATCATCTCCGGCCTGAACAATTTCACACGGCTCGTGCCGGAGGCGGCTGCGTTCGAGCTCCCCTTCATCTTTCCTAACCGGGAGGCCGCCTACAGAGTGCTGGATGGTGCGATTGGCGACAGTCTCGCGGAGAAGTTCGCGCCCTTCGGCCTCAAGGTGCTTGGTTATCCGGAAAATGGATATCGCAACATCACCAACAATCGCGGGCCCATCCGGAGACCGGAGGATCTCAAGGGACTGCAAATGCGTGTCAACAACGCCGTGCCGCTGAACCAGATGTTCACCCTGTTCGGCACCCATACGCAGCAGATCCCGGTGACCGAGCTTTACGCGGCGCTGGAGGCGGGGCTGGTCGATGCACAGGACCATCCGCTCGGCATCGTTCTCTCCTACCGCTTCAACGAGGTGCAGAAATATCTGTCCTTGACACAGCACGCCTACTCACCGCTCGCACTCGTGATGAGCCGCAAGAGCTTTGATGCGCTGAAGCCGGAGGACCAAAAAATGCTGGAAGCGGTCGCCCACGCCGCGATCGATCGGCAGCGCCAGATGAGCAAGGCACAGGAGGAGGAGGGCCTGTCATTGTTGGCGCAGAAGGGCATGGTCATCAATCGCGACGTAGATGTCGCCGCGTTCCAGAAGGCGGTGCGTCCGGTGTGGGACAGCTTTCTGAAGACAAGCGGCGGCGCTGATCTGGTTCACCAGATCCTCAACGCGTCCCAGTAA